From one Tetragenococcus osmophilus genomic stretch:
- the gatB gene encoding Asp-tRNA(Asn)/Glu-tRNA(Gln) amidotransferase subunit GatB — protein MNFETVIGLEVHVELKTNTKIFSPAPAHFGAEPNSNTNVIDWGYPGVLPVMNKSALEYGMKAALALNCDISQETHFDRKNYFYPDNPKAYQISQFDEPIGHNGWIEIDVEGQKKKIRIERVHLEEDAGKNTHGNDGYSYVDLNRQGTPLIEIVSEADMRSPEEAYAYLDALRSIIQFTGVSDVKMEEGSLRCDANISLRPLGQEEFGIKTELKNLNSLNFVRKGLAFEEKRQAKLLLSGGSLQQETRRFDEASGETVLMRVKEGSSDYRYFPEPDIPRFEIDDAWIKSVEETLPEMPKDRRKRYVNELGLPEYDAKVLTLTKEMSDFFEETIQQGADAKQASNWLMGDVSAYLNSEKIDLADTQLTPNNLAGMIQLINDGTISSKIAKKVFQELIEHGGDPNEVVEANGWIQLSDPAQLLPMINEVLDNNQQSIDDFKNGKDKAIGFLVGQIMKATKGKANPGVVNKLLKEELEKR, from the coding sequence ATGAACTTCGAAACTGTGATCGGACTTGAAGTCCATGTAGAATTAAAAACCAATACGAAGATATTTTCTCCTGCTCCTGCTCATTTTGGAGCAGAACCAAATAGTAATACCAATGTCATCGACTGGGGATACCCAGGGGTTTTGCCTGTGATGAATAAGTCTGCTTTAGAATATGGGATGAAAGCTGCTTTAGCGTTAAATTGTGATATTTCACAAGAAACACATTTTGATCGTAAAAATTATTTTTATCCAGATAATCCTAAAGCTTATCAAATTTCCCAATTTGATGAACCTATTGGACATAATGGTTGGATTGAAATTGATGTTGAAGGACAAAAGAAAAAGATCCGTATTGAGCGTGTTCACTTAGAAGAAGATGCAGGGAAAAATACGCACGGAAACGATGGCTATTCTTACGTTGACTTAAATCGCCAAGGAACTCCGTTAATCGAAATTGTCTCAGAAGCAGACATGCGTTCTCCTGAGGAAGCTTATGCTTACTTAGATGCTTTGCGTTCGATTATTCAATTTACCGGAGTCTCTGATGTTAAAATGGAAGAAGGATCATTGCGTTGTGATGCGAATATTTCCTTACGACCTTTAGGACAAGAAGAATTTGGAATCAAAACAGAACTGAAAAACTTAAATTCGCTTAACTTTGTAAGAAAAGGACTAGCTTTTGAAGAAAAACGACAAGCAAAACTTTTATTATCTGGTGGCTCCTTACAACAAGAAACACGTCGCTTTGATGAAGCTTCAGGAGAAACAGTGCTAATGCGAGTCAAAGAAGGTTCTTCTGATTATCGTTATTTCCCAGAACCAGATATTCCACGCTTTGAAATTGATGATGCATGGATTAAAAGCGTAGAAGAAACTTTACCAGAAATGCCAAAGGATCGTCGCAAGCGTTATGTAAATGAACTTGGTTTGCCAGAATACGATGCAAAGGTACTTACTCTAACAAAAGAAATGTCTGATTTCTTTGAAGAAACTATTCAGCAAGGGGCAGATGCTAAACAAGCTTCTAACTGGCTAATGGGAGATGTTTCTGCCTATTTGAACAGCGAAAAGATAGACTTAGCTGATACACAATTAACGCCAAACAATTTGGCAGGTATGATACAACTTATTAACGATGGTACAATCAGTTCCAAGATTGCTAAAAAAGTATTTCAAGAATTAATTGAACATGGGGGAGACCCTAATGAAGTTGTCGAAGCAAATGGTTGGATACAATTATCAGATCCAGCACAATTATTGCCAATGATTAATGAAGTTTTAGATAATAACCAACAATCTATTGATGACTTTAAAAATGGGAAAGACAAAGCGATTGGCTTTTTAGTTGGCCAAATCATGAAAGCAACTAAAGGAAAAGCCAATCCTGGTGTGGTAAACAAGTTGTTAAAAGAAGAATTAGAAAAACGATAA
- the gatA gene encoding Asp-tRNA(Asn)/Glu-tRNA(Gln) amidotransferase subunit GatA: MTKIYGKTLEELHTLLVSKEITVVELIQETFAHLKEIEPEIDSFITLNEEKALEMARAIDEKGVSEENILAGLPIGIKDNIVTKDLLTTAASKMLYNFEPIYDATVMEKVHQSDMIPVGKLNMDEFAMGGSTENSYFKTTKNAWDTSKVPGGSSGGSAAAVASGQIPLALGTDTGGSIRQPAAFNGIVGMKPTYGRVSRFGLIAFGSSLDQIGPLTRTVKDNALALNAISGYDAKDGTSSGQAVPDFTNNLEKSMEGMKIALPKEYLDKGVDDEIKDAVLKAADTFRSLGATVEEVSLPHSKYGVAAYYIIASSEASSNLQRFDGIRYGYRSENVASLEDVYVNSRSEGFGDEVKRRIMLGTFSLSAGYFDAFFKKAAQVRTLIRQDFKKVFADYDLIIGPTTPTVAFGLGEEIDDPVTMYTNDVLTIPVNLAGLPGMSLPCGFSNNLPIGLQLIGDRFAEETMYQAAYSFEQATEFHNKKPEIFERSK; this comes from the coding sequence ATGACAAAAATTTATGGTAAAACATTAGAAGAACTGCACACATTACTTGTTTCAAAAGAAATCACGGTAGTGGAGTTAATCCAAGAAACTTTTGCTCATCTAAAGGAAATTGAACCAGAAATTGATTCGTTTATTACTTTAAATGAAGAAAAAGCTCTTGAAATGGCTAGAGCAATTGATGAAAAGGGAGTCAGTGAAGAAAATATCCTAGCAGGTCTTCCTATTGGAATTAAAGATAATATCGTAACGAAGGACCTTTTGACCACAGCTGCTTCAAAAATGTTATACAATTTTGAACCTATTTATGATGCTACTGTAATGGAAAAAGTTCATCAATCCGATATGATTCCTGTAGGGAAATTGAACATGGACGAATTTGCTATGGGAGGAAGTACGGAAAACTCTTATTTTAAAACAACTAAAAACGCCTGGGATACTAGTAAAGTTCCGGGAGGTTCTTCTGGTGGTTCAGCAGCCGCTGTAGCTAGTGGACAAATCCCGCTTGCTTTAGGAACGGATACGGGAGGTTCTATCCGCCAACCAGCCGCTTTTAATGGTATTGTCGGTATGAAACCTACTTATGGTCGCGTTTCTCGTTTTGGTTTAATTGCTTTTGGTTCTTCTTTAGACCAAATTGGCCCTCTTACTCGGACAGTCAAAGACAATGCCTTAGCTTTAAATGCCATCAGTGGTTATGATGCAAAAGATGGAACTTCTTCTGGACAAGCTGTTCCTGATTTTACAAATAATTTGGAAAAAAGCATGGAAGGCATGAAAATTGCTTTGCCAAAAGAATATTTAGATAAAGGTGTAGATGACGAAATTAAAGACGCTGTTTTAAAAGCAGCAGATACATTCCGCTCTCTAGGCGCTACAGTGGAAGAAGTAAGTTTACCTCATTCCAAATACGGTGTAGCTGCTTATTATATTATTGCTTCTTCTGAAGCAAGTTCTAACTTACAACGTTTTGACGGTATTCGCTATGGTTACCGTAGTGAAAATGTGGCAAGCTTAGAAGATGTGTACGTAAATTCTCGTAGTGAAGGTTTTGGCGATGAAGTTAAACGTCGGATTATGTTAGGTACATTTTCCTTAAGCGCCGGGTATTTTGATGCTTTCTTCAAAAAAGCTGCTCAAGTTCGTACATTAATTAGACAAGATTTCAAAAAAGTTTTTGCTGATTACGATTTAATCATTGGACCAACAACGCCAACAGTTGCTTTTGGCTTAGGTGAAGAAATCGATGATCCAGTAACAATGTATACAAATGATGTTTTGACGATCCCAGTGAACTTAGCCGGTTTACCTGGCATGTCTTTACCTTGTGGTTTTTCGAATAATTTACCTATAGGTTTACAATTAATTGGCGATCGTTTTGCTGAAGAAACAATGTATCAAGCAGCTTATTCTTTTGAACAAGCAACTGAATTTCATAATAAAAAACCTGAAATATTTGAAAGGAGCAAATAA
- the gatC gene encoding Asp-tRNA(Asn)/Glu-tRNA(Gln) amidotransferase subunit GatC has protein sequence MAIREEQAQHVAELAKLSFSEDELKQFTDQLGEIIDMVETLEEVDTTDVALTSNVNDEINVIRQDQPTNGTDRQELMKNAPESENGFIKVPSIIENKEGGA, from the coding sequence ATGGCGATCCGTGAAGAACAAGCACAACATGTAGCTGAACTAGCAAAATTATCTTTTTCAGAAGATGAGCTAAAACAATTTACCGATCAATTAGGCGAAATTATTGATATGGTGGAAACATTAGAAGAAGTGGATACCACAGATGTAGCCCTTACTTCTAATGTAAATGATGAAATTAACGTGATAAGACAAGATCAACCAACAAATGGAACGGATAGACAAGAACTAATGAAAAATGCACCAGAATCAGAAAATGGATTCATAAAAGTTCCTTCCATTATCGAAAACAAGGAAGGTGGAGCATAA